CACTCCAACAGCCTCGCTGTCGCCTGGCGACGAGGCCGTCACGCCTGCGATTTTGGTCGCGGTGTATCCACTGGAAAAGTCTGGAGCACCTATGTCGTTTACCCCTGAAGTGGTTGCCGAGCTGGAAATCCTGTCGCTGTTCAATCTGAGTAACACCAAAGAGGGTCTGAAGGTTCACCATGTCGCAGCACCTGCGGCCATCGCCGCCACTCAACGCCTCTTTGACAAAGGCCTCATCACGCAAGTCGATGGCGGGTACCTGACCAGCCTTGGGCTGGATGCCGCCGAACATGCGCAATCGCTGCTGATTATTCTCGCCACGAGCCAGGAAGCCGCCTGAACCTGCACCTCGCGAAGCCTTG
The nucleotide sequence above comes from Pseudomonas lutea. Encoded proteins:
- a CDS encoding TIGR02647 family protein, with amino-acid sequence MSFTPEVVAELEILSLFNLSNTKEGLKVHHVAAPAAIAATQRLFDKGLITQVDGGYLTSLGLDAAEHAQSLLIILATSQEAA